One genomic segment of Sminthopsis crassicaudata isolate SCR6 chromosome 2, ASM4859323v1, whole genome shotgun sequence includes these proteins:
- the ACD gene encoding adrenocortical dysplasia protein homolog isoform X2, which translates to MATSWKPVLQPWIRDLLLGLEPGQSSGPEGKGEGLGQLLEVIEEAEPGGSLLLLGEEASAVLLVTDGTHSVHCLVTPEALSMAAWEEKHFGFRRAVGRLLLLQDFQGNGEFCLWVHRFILLPTELPREGVTSCNWDPAVRRKLQEYGKHHERERTSPNIDRSSSLSQLLEEMCEDRRSVLSCQAQSCLELGGSQGGCLPLTRWEASRRKARGEAVFTVSGLRLHISEEEENILQNLRAVSENSPDCQSLERNPSDPWQLLPALSLTQSSSSSSSYVEALDCLPFSAEGSPSQLKDSFTGSQESSAGCREPIDLSPLLFQGSGSPCVQTAYSQDPQQDRLRPTLPSSSQAASSISRDEWETPSMGGSQQPLEVLTRARVRVRGKGRKDRPGSRKPSLEFVSKKVKSIIWAPESIPSEDSSPGEGPAPPRVPPKTHLDGSPFQYKYSEPCAHLCSQVLATRLCPSLLDWARQVLIETGEL; encoded by the exons ATGGCGACGTCGTGGAAGCCTGTTCTGCAGCCCTGGATCCGAGATCTGCTCCTCGGGCTGGAGCCCGGACAGAGCTCGGGgccagagggaaagggagagggactcGGGCAGCTGCTGGAG GTGATTGAGGAAGCCGAGCCCGGAGGGAGCCTGCTGCTGCTTGGAGAGGAGGCCTCTGCAGTCCTGCTGGTGACCGACGGGACCCACAGTGTGCACTGCCTGGTGACCCCCGAGGCCCTGAGCATGGCTGCCTG GGAGGAGAAGCACTTTGGCTTTAGGAGGGCTGTGGGCCGGCTGCTCCTGCTGCAGGACTTCCAG GGGAACGGGGAGTTCTGCCTCTGGGTGCATCGCTTCATCCTGCTGCCCACGGAGCTCCCCAGGGAGGGGGTAACAAGCTG TAACTGGGATCCAGCTGTTCGGAGGAAACTTCAGGAATATGGAAA GCACCATGAAAGGGAGAGGACCTCCCCTAACATAG ATCGAAGTTCTTCGCTGTCCCAGTTGCTGGAAGAGATGTGTGAAGACCGAAGGAGCGTGCTAAGCTGTCAGGCCCAAAGCTGCCTGGAGCTGGGGGGCTCCCAAGGGGGTTGTCTTCCCCTCACTCGATGGGAAGCCTCTCGAAGGAAGGCCCGG GGAGAAGCTGTCTTCACTGTCTCAGGCCTGAGGCTGCATATTAGTGAAGAGGAGGAGAACATCCTTCAGAACCTGAGGGCAG TTTCTGAAAACAGCCCTGACTGTCAAAGTTTGGAGAGGAACCCATCAGACCCCTGGCAACTGCTCCCAGCCCTGTCCTTGACGcagtcttcttcctcctcctcttcctatgTAG AGGCCCTGGACTGTTTGCCCTTCTCGGCGGAGGGAAGCCCAAGTCAGCTGAAGGACAGCTTCACCGGCAGTCAGGAATCCTCTGCGGGGTGCAGGGAGCCCATCGACCTGTCCCCTCTGCTCTTTCAGGGCAGTGGGTCTCCTTGTGTCCAGACAGCTTACTCCCAGGATCCACAGCAGGACCGGCTCCGTCCAACTCTTCCTTCTTCGTCTCAGGCAGCAAGCAGTATCTCCAGGGACGAGTGGGAAACCCCCAGTATGGGTGGCTCCCAGCAGCCCCTTGAAGTCCTGACGAGGGCCAGGGTGAGGgttaggggaaagggaagaaaggacagACCAGGAAGCCGCAAGCCCAGCCTGGAGTTTGTGAGCAAGAAAGTCAAAAGCATCATCTGGGCTCCAGAGAGCATTCCTTCAGAGGACTCCAGCCCAGGAGAAGGCCCAGCCCCACCCAGG GTCCCTCCAAAGACACATCTGGATGGCTCCCCCTTTCAGTACAAGTATTCAGAGCCCTGCGCCCACCTCTGTTCCCAGGTTTTAGCAACCAG ACTCTGCCCATCGCTCCTAGACTGGGCCAGACAGGTGCTGATAGAGACGGGAGAGCTCTGA
- the ACD gene encoding adrenocortical dysplasia protein homolog isoform X1 gives MATSWKPVLQPWIRDLLLGLEPGQSSGPEGKGEGLGQLLEVIEEAEPGGSLLLLGEEASAVLLVTDGTHSVHCLVTPEALSMAAWEEKHFGFRRAVGRLLLLQDFQVCVRQVAETSQGNGEFCLWVHRFILLPTELPREGVTSCNWDPAVRRKLQEYGKHHERERTSPNIDRSSSLSQLLEEMCEDRRSVLSCQAQSCLELGGSQGGCLPLTRWEASRRKARGEAVFTVSGLRLHISEEEENILQNLRAVSENSPDCQSLERNPSDPWQLLPALSLTQSSSSSSSYVEALDCLPFSAEGSPSQLKDSFTGSQESSAGCREPIDLSPLLFQGSGSPCVQTAYSQDPQQDRLRPTLPSSSQAASSISRDEWETPSMGGSQQPLEVLTRARVRVRGKGRKDRPGSRKPSLEFVSKKVKSIIWAPESIPSEDSSPGEGPAPPRVPPKTHLDGSPFQYKYSEPCAHLCSQVLATRLCPSLLDWARQVLIETGEL, from the exons ATGGCGACGTCGTGGAAGCCTGTTCTGCAGCCCTGGATCCGAGATCTGCTCCTCGGGCTGGAGCCCGGACAGAGCTCGGGgccagagggaaagggagagggactcGGGCAGCTGCTGGAG GTGATTGAGGAAGCCGAGCCCGGAGGGAGCCTGCTGCTGCTTGGAGAGGAGGCCTCTGCAGTCCTGCTGGTGACCGACGGGACCCACAGTGTGCACTGCCTGGTGACCCCCGAGGCCCTGAGCATGGCTGCCTG GGAGGAGAAGCACTTTGGCTTTAGGAGGGCTGTGGGCCGGCTGCTCCTGCTGCAGGACTTCCAGGTGTGTGTTCGGCAGGTGGCTGAGACTTCGCAG GGGAACGGGGAGTTCTGCCTCTGGGTGCATCGCTTCATCCTGCTGCCCACGGAGCTCCCCAGGGAGGGGGTAACAAGCTG TAACTGGGATCCAGCTGTTCGGAGGAAACTTCAGGAATATGGAAA GCACCATGAAAGGGAGAGGACCTCCCCTAACATAG ATCGAAGTTCTTCGCTGTCCCAGTTGCTGGAAGAGATGTGTGAAGACCGAAGGAGCGTGCTAAGCTGTCAGGCCCAAAGCTGCCTGGAGCTGGGGGGCTCCCAAGGGGGTTGTCTTCCCCTCACTCGATGGGAAGCCTCTCGAAGGAAGGCCCGG GGAGAAGCTGTCTTCACTGTCTCAGGCCTGAGGCTGCATATTAGTGAAGAGGAGGAGAACATCCTTCAGAACCTGAGGGCAG TTTCTGAAAACAGCCCTGACTGTCAAAGTTTGGAGAGGAACCCATCAGACCCCTGGCAACTGCTCCCAGCCCTGTCCTTGACGcagtcttcttcctcctcctcttcctatgTAG AGGCCCTGGACTGTTTGCCCTTCTCGGCGGAGGGAAGCCCAAGTCAGCTGAAGGACAGCTTCACCGGCAGTCAGGAATCCTCTGCGGGGTGCAGGGAGCCCATCGACCTGTCCCCTCTGCTCTTTCAGGGCAGTGGGTCTCCTTGTGTCCAGACAGCTTACTCCCAGGATCCACAGCAGGACCGGCTCCGTCCAACTCTTCCTTCTTCGTCTCAGGCAGCAAGCAGTATCTCCAGGGACGAGTGGGAAACCCCCAGTATGGGTGGCTCCCAGCAGCCCCTTGAAGTCCTGACGAGGGCCAGGGTGAGGgttaggggaaagggaagaaaggacagACCAGGAAGCCGCAAGCCCAGCCTGGAGTTTGTGAGCAAGAAAGTCAAAAGCATCATCTGGGCTCCAGAGAGCATTCCTTCAGAGGACTCCAGCCCAGGAGAAGGCCCAGCCCCACCCAGG GTCCCTCCAAAGACACATCTGGATGGCTCCCCCTTTCAGTACAAGTATTCAGAGCCCTGCGCCCACCTCTGTTCCCAGGTTTTAGCAACCAG ACTCTGCCCATCGCTCCTAGACTGGGCCAGACAGGTGCTGATAGAGACGGGAGAGCTCTGA
- the ACD gene encoding adrenocortical dysplasia protein homolog isoform X3: MAAWEEKHFGFRRAVGRLLLLQDFQVCVRQVAETSQGNGEFCLWVHRFILLPTELPREGVTSCNWDPAVRRKLQEYGKHHERERTSPNIDRSSSLSQLLEEMCEDRRSVLSCQAQSCLELGGSQGGCLPLTRWEASRRKARGEAVFTVSGLRLHISEEEENILQNLRAVSENSPDCQSLERNPSDPWQLLPALSLTQSSSSSSSYVEALDCLPFSAEGSPSQLKDSFTGSQESSAGCREPIDLSPLLFQGSGSPCVQTAYSQDPQQDRLRPTLPSSSQAASSISRDEWETPSMGGSQQPLEVLTRARVRVRGKGRKDRPGSRKPSLEFVSKKVKSIIWAPESIPSEDSSPGEGPAPPRVPPKTHLDGSPFQYKYSEPCAHLCSQVLATRLCPSLLDWARQVLIETGEL, translated from the exons ATGGCTGCCTG GGAGGAGAAGCACTTTGGCTTTAGGAGGGCTGTGGGCCGGCTGCTCCTGCTGCAGGACTTCCAGGTGTGTGTTCGGCAGGTGGCTGAGACTTCGCAG GGGAACGGGGAGTTCTGCCTCTGGGTGCATCGCTTCATCCTGCTGCCCACGGAGCTCCCCAGGGAGGGGGTAACAAGCTG TAACTGGGATCCAGCTGTTCGGAGGAAACTTCAGGAATATGGAAA GCACCATGAAAGGGAGAGGACCTCCCCTAACATAG ATCGAAGTTCTTCGCTGTCCCAGTTGCTGGAAGAGATGTGTGAAGACCGAAGGAGCGTGCTAAGCTGTCAGGCCCAAAGCTGCCTGGAGCTGGGGGGCTCCCAAGGGGGTTGTCTTCCCCTCACTCGATGGGAAGCCTCTCGAAGGAAGGCCCGG GGAGAAGCTGTCTTCACTGTCTCAGGCCTGAGGCTGCATATTAGTGAAGAGGAGGAGAACATCCTTCAGAACCTGAGGGCAG TTTCTGAAAACAGCCCTGACTGTCAAAGTTTGGAGAGGAACCCATCAGACCCCTGGCAACTGCTCCCAGCCCTGTCCTTGACGcagtcttcttcctcctcctcttcctatgTAG AGGCCCTGGACTGTTTGCCCTTCTCGGCGGAGGGAAGCCCAAGTCAGCTGAAGGACAGCTTCACCGGCAGTCAGGAATCCTCTGCGGGGTGCAGGGAGCCCATCGACCTGTCCCCTCTGCTCTTTCAGGGCAGTGGGTCTCCTTGTGTCCAGACAGCTTACTCCCAGGATCCACAGCAGGACCGGCTCCGTCCAACTCTTCCTTCTTCGTCTCAGGCAGCAAGCAGTATCTCCAGGGACGAGTGGGAAACCCCCAGTATGGGTGGCTCCCAGCAGCCCCTTGAAGTCCTGACGAGGGCCAGGGTGAGGgttaggggaaagggaagaaaggacagACCAGGAAGCCGCAAGCCCAGCCTGGAGTTTGTGAGCAAGAAAGTCAAAAGCATCATCTGGGCTCCAGAGAGCATTCCTTCAGAGGACTCCAGCCCAGGAGAAGGCCCAGCCCCACCCAGG GTCCCTCCAAAGACACATCTGGATGGCTCCCCCTTTCAGTACAAGTATTCAGAGCCCTGCGCCCACCTCTGTTCCCAGGTTTTAGCAACCAG ACTCTGCCCATCGCTCCTAGACTGGGCCAGACAGGTGCTGATAGAGACGGGAGAGCTCTGA